In one Ochotona princeps isolate mOchPri1 chromosome 16, mOchPri1.hap1, whole genome shotgun sequence genomic region, the following are encoded:
- the NLRP11 gene encoding NACHT, LRR and PYD domains-containing protein 11, giving the protein MTVPDLELDLLCFLRELNEQEFKKFKQCLQQEPMWLELPQAPLSDLQQAGREDVVEALMAAYEVQYTWNLAFNLFAKVSRQDLCDKITRRKKRHKEINKALIETKVLCQWEKDYFGSSHDNFAEEVAFQHLYILGRTFTLEDGYYEENLNTFMLGDNAVGKTMVVRAVLASWVSEELWQDISHVVYLTSQEVNQTPHCSLVDLISKDWPGGTAPIADILSEPNRLVFILEDLDNINWPLDVEESALCSDIREQVSMSVLLASLLQRTLLPGCWFLITLRCSGRGTMRALMKDSDCFLTMQFGDDKRERYFTLFYKDQQRASTACKLVNDNEVLRSLCRAPVLCWILCIALGSHIDRADDLSSSYQTRADVFTRFLAAVLSSNVSRADRPRRLALLERLCALAVEGLLHNTLNFQDEDLRSVGLSQEDVSTLETFRLLLPSNSLPGHYTFIHPKMQEFCAAMAYMMVLVHHQLPRLRNKPEDKREVYSDFSPVVAWIFGLLNEKRRRILEACVGCRLLDAPLRHHFVQCLQVWGSQGQAIDFHMPLFYCLFENQEEAFVRQLMDFFPTVNAYMQSSRDLMVSAYCLQRSQALHKLKLSLLDLFKPQDPHLRLSTCQVKSLAYWRDICSLLHTNENFRDLEISNSEFDTTSGRILCKALMHRHCRLQTVRLSHVTVGSDLDDLLKVIVGLRNLTFLSLNGMRLTSRIYAVLREALASPTCTVRHLRLLFCCLTEACCNPLATVMLLNKTLKHLDLSVNFLQNSGVLILLMPLVFPICTIQELELSGCFFNSDVCCNISTAILRNPNLRSLELGSNNLGNEGVVLLCQALELPSCNLENLGWVPARPLCCVQLAEPEEGIAAMADRLRTAASCRACYNYLQDPVTLKCSYVCCRSCVGTLKRKPGGRVLCPVCRKVSRPKDIKRVRQMGVLVEALEKLEPLLEEVLQMNPNVRKFQVDVTLDVDTANEYLFIAEDLRSVGCVSSPQTRRESAERFDISMCVLGSPRFTSGCHYWEVDVGSCQEWDVGICSDSVNRKGPVRLSAECGFWTVSRRDCDGFTASTEPPTLLQAQPWIQRLSIFLNVDLGSVSFYNTTDGVCIFMFTKIPTDSPLRPFFAPRRAPDGQQGFLSLPAVAAGGHSARPNPSPSSSGRVDLCPQQPAQETETVNQQP; this is encoded by the exons GTCACAAAGAGATCAACAAAGCCCTCATAGAGACAAAAGTCCTGTgccagtgggagaaagattacTTCGGGTCATCGCATGATAATTTTGCCGAGGAAGTGGCATTCCAGCATTTGTACATCCTGGGTAGAACTTTCACTCTTGAAGATGGCTATTATGAAGAGAATCTGAACACCTTCATGTTGGGAGACAACGCGGTCGGGAAGACCATGGTGGTGAGGGCCGTGCTGGCCTCGTGGGTCAGCGAAGAACTTTGGCAGGACATCTCCCATGTGGTCTACCTCACATCCCAAGAGGTCAACCAGACCCCCCACTGCAGCCTGGTGGATCTCATCTCTAAAGACTGGCCCGGGGGCACAGCGCCCATCGCTGACATCCTGTCGGAACCCAACAGGCTCGTTTTTATCCTGGAGGACTTGGACAACATAAATTGGCCCTTGGATGTGGAGGAATCCGCCTTGTGCAGCGACATCAGAGAGCAGGTGTCCATGTCCGTCCTGCTGGCCAGTTTGCTGCAGCGGACGCTGTTACCAGGCTGCTGGTTCCTGATCACCTTGAGGTGCAGTGGCAGAGGCACCATGAGGGCCCTGATGAAGGATTCCGATTGCTTCCTGACCATGCAGTTTGGCGATGACAAGAGGGAGCGGTACTTCACCTTGTTCTACAAGGACCAGCAGAGGGCGAGCACAGCCTGCAAACTCGTGAATGACAATGAGGTACTGAGGAGCCTGTGCCGGGCCCCTGTGCTCTGCTGGATCCTCTGCATCGCCCTGGGCAGCCACATCGACCGGGCGGACGACCTCAGCTCTTCCTACCAGACGCGTGCCGACGTGTTTACCCGCTTCCTGGCCGCCGTATTGAGTTCAAATGTGAGCCGCGCTGACCGCCCACGCCGCCTGGCACTTCTGGAGCGTCTCTGCGCACTGGCCGTGGAAGGGCTGCTTCACAACACCCTGAACTTCCAAGACGAGGACCTCCGGAGCGTGGGTCTGAGCCAGGAGGACGTGTCCACTCTGGAGACCTTCAGGCTTCTCCTGCCCAGCAACAGCCTGCCGGGTCACTACACCTTCATCCACCCCAAGATGCAGGAGTTCTGTGCGGCCATGGCGTACATGATGGTCCTGGTCCACCACCAGCTCCCCCGGCTCAGGAACAAGCCGGAAGACAAGAGAGAGGTGTACTCGGACTTCAGCCCGGTGGTCGCGTGGATCTTCGGGCTGCTCAACGAGAAGAGGAGACGGATCCTTGAGGCGTGCGTGGGCTGCCGGCTGCTGGACGCGCCCCTGCGGCACCACTTTGTGCAGTGCCTGCAGGTCTGGGGGAGCCAGGGCCAAGCCATTGATTTCCACATGCCGCTGTTTTACTGCCTCTTTGAGAACCAGGAGGAGGCGTTTGTGAGGCAGCTCATGGACTTCTTCCCAACAGTCAACGCCTACATGCAGTCCAGCAGGGACCTCATGGTGTCAGCCTACTGCCTCCAGCGCAGCCAGGCCCTGCACAAGCTCAAGCTGAGCCTTCTGGATCTCTTCAAACCTCAGGACCCCCACTTGAGGCTCTCCACGTG CCAGGTGAAGAGCCTTGCCTACTGGAGAGATATCTGCTCTTTGCTCCACACCAACGAGAACTTTCGGGACCTGGAGATCAGTAACAGTGAGTTCGACACTACCTCTGGGCGGATCCTGTGTAAGGCCCTGATGCACCGCCACTGTCGGCTGCAGACCGTCAG GTTGTCCCATGTCACGGTGGGTTCTGATTTGGACGACTTGCTCAAGGTCATTGTCGGTCTCAGGAACCTGACGTTTCTGAGCCTCAACGGGATGCGGCTGACTTCCCGGATATATGCCGTTCTGCGGGAGGCGCTGGCGAGTCCCACGTGCACCGTGCGGCACCTGCG GTTGCTCTTCTGCTGTCTGACGGAAGCGTGCTGCAATCCCCTGGCGACCGTCATGTTGCTCAACAAAACTCTGAAACACCTAGACCTGAGCGTGAACTTCCTGCAGAACAGTGGTGTGTTGATCTTGTTGATGCCTCTAGTGTTTCCGATCTGCACGATACAGGAGCTGGA GCTGTCCGGTTGCTTCTTCAACAGCGATGTGTGTTGTAACATCAGCACAGCCATCCTCCGAAACCCAAACCTGCGGAGCCTGGAGCTTGGGAGCAACAACCTAGGCAACGAGGGCGtggtgctgctgtgccaggcGCTGGAGTTACCCAGCTGCAACCTGGAGAACCTCGGGTGGGTACCCGCTCGACCACTCTGCTGCGTGCAGCTCGCGGAGCCTGAAGAGGGC ATCGCCGCCATGGCCGATCGCTTACGAACAGCAGCGAGCTGCCGCGCCTGTTATAACTACCTGCAGGACCCGGTGACCCTCAAGTGCAGCTATGTGTGCTGCAGGAGCTGTGTGGGCACCCTGAAGAGGAAGCCTGGTGGGAGGGTCCTGTGTCCAGTCTGCCGTAAGGTCTCCAGGCCGAAGGACATCAAGCGGGTTCGCCAGATGGGGGTCCTGGTAGAAGCTTTGGAGAAGCTAGAGCCCCTCCTGGAGGAAGTTTTGCAGATGAACCCCAACGTGCGGAAATTCCAAG TGGACGTGACCTTGGACGTGGACACAGCCAATGAGTACCTGTTCATTGCTGAGGACCTGAGGAGCGTGGGCTGTGTGTCTTCCCCTCAGACACGGAGGGAGAGTGCCGAGAGGTTCGACATCTCCATGTGCGTGCTGGGCTCCCCACGCTTCACCTCCGGCTGCCATTACTGGGAGGTGGACGTGGGGAGCTGCCAGGAGTGGGACGTGGGCATCTGCAGCGACTCCGTGAATCGGAAAGGGCCCGTGAGGCTGAGCGCAGAGTGCGGCTTCTGGACTGTGAGCCGCAGAGACTGTGACGGCTTCACCGCCAGCACCGAGCCCCCGACCTTGCTCCAGGCCCAGCCGTGGATACAGCGTTTGAGCATCTTCCTGAACGTGGATTTGGGGAGCGTCTCCTTCTACAACACCACAGACGGAGTCTGCATCTTCATGTTCACCAAGATCCCCACCGACAGCCCACTGCGGCCCTTTTTCGCTCCTAGGAGAGCACCGGACGGCCAGCAGGGCTTCCTGAGTCTGCCTGCTGTGGCAGCTGGGGGGCACTCTGCccgccccaaccccagcccctccAGCTCAGGACGGGTCGACCTCTGTCCACAACAGCCCGCTCAGGAAACGGAAACTGTGAACCAGCAGCCCTAA